The window GGCGACTTCGCCACGGCGGAACTTCTCTACATTCATCCGGACGAGTGCATCGACTGCGGCGCCTGTGTTCCGGCGTGCCCCGTGGAGGCGATCTTCGCACTCGACGAGGTGCCCGAAAAGTGGAAGAACTTCATCCAGATCAACGCGGAGCACTTCCAGAAGTAGGAGCCACGAGCCAGGATTTTGGAATCGGGAACTGAGGATCGAGACGGCCGGTTCCTGATTTCTGGCGTGGGGACGGGGTAGAAGGCAGGGAGGCGTTCGAGATGGGCCTGATTGATCACAAGTTCCAGGACAACTTCATCACCACCAATCTCGACACGGTGCTCAACTGGGCCCGGCAGTCTTCGCTCTGGCCGATGGGATTCGGCTTGGCCTGCTGCGCGATCGAGATGATGGCGACAGGCGGGCCGCGGTTCGACATCGCCCGGTTCGGTGCCGAGGTGTTCCGTGCGTCACCGCGGCAGGCCGACCTGATGATTGTCGCCGGCACGGTGACCAAGAAAATGGCGCCCGTCCTGCGGAGGCTGTACGACCAGATGCCCGAGCCGAAGTGGGTCATCTCGATGGGGAGCTGCTCGAACGCGGGCGGGCCGTTCCCAACCTACAGCGTGCTGCAGGGTGTGGACAAGGTGGTGCCGGTGGATGTCTACATCTCCGGCTGTCCACCGCGTCCAGAGGCGCTGCTCTACGGTTTGATGCGGCTGCAGGACAAGATTCGGAAGGAAGGGACCGTGTTCCGCAAGGAGCGGGTGATCAAGGTCGGCCAAACCGAACCGATCCTGGTGGAAGGGTAGCGCGATGAGCAATTTGGTTCGGACAATCTTCCTGGTGGACCTCCTCAAAGGCCTGTGGCTCACCTTGACCTACACGCCCCAGCCGGCGTTCACGTTCCAGTACCCGCTGGAACGGCGGCCGACGGCTCCGCGGTTCCGCGGCCTGCTTCGACTGCAACTCGAGCCCGGCACCGGCGCGCAAACCTGCATCGTCTGTGACCAGTGCGCGAAGGCCTGTCCCGACGATCTCATCTCGCTCGGGGGACACCGTGAGCCGGGGATGAAGCTGAAGACGCTGGACTATTTCGACTTCAACCTGTCGCGGTGCAGTTTCTGCGGACTGTGCGCCGAGGTCTGCCCGACCAAGCCCGTCAAGGCGCTCATCATGAGCGAGGATTACGAGCTCGGCACGTACAGCCGGGAGTCTCAGGTGCTGCGGGTTGACCAGATGTACGACGGCGTGCCGATCGAGCGGTACACGCACTGACCACAACGTTCCGCTCGTTGCTGGCGGCACCGCATGAGTTGGTTCGAGCCGGAGCCTCGCGGCCGGAAGATGGAACGCAGAATGCATCGGTAGAACGAAACGTGTCGGACGGCACGCGCGGAGCGGGAAAACAGGACGAGAATCGTAAGACGAGTTTCCTTGGTCACGCCCGGCCCGCCGTTGGCACACTGCTGATACGATGAAATCCCGACACGCTTCTGTGTGGAGAGCCCTCATGACGCCTCGCACCAAGCTCGCTGTCGCGATCTTCGTGATCGTTCCCGCGCTG of the Vicinamibacterales bacterium genome contains:
- a CDS encoding NADH-quinone oxidoreductase subunit B family protein, encoding MGLIDHKFQDNFITTNLDTVLNWARQSSLWPMGFGLACCAIEMMATGGPRFDIARFGAEVFRASPRQADLMIVAGTVTKKMAPVLRRLYDQMPEPKWVISMGSCSNAGGPFPTYSVLQGVDKVVPVDVYISGCPPRPEALLYGLMRLQDKIRKEGTVFRKERVIKVGQTEPILVEG
- a CDS encoding NADH-quinone oxidoreductase subunit I, with amino-acid sequence MSNLVRTIFLVDLLKGLWLTLTYTPQPAFTFQYPLERRPTAPRFRGLLRLQLEPGTGAQTCIVCDQCAKACPDDLISLGGHREPGMKLKTLDYFDFNLSRCSFCGLCAEVCPTKPVKALIMSEDYELGTYSRESQVLRVDQMYDGVPIERYTH
- a CDS encoding ferredoxin family protein; translation: MAYVICEPCIGTKDTACVDVCPVDCIHPRKDEGDFATAELLYIHPDECIDCGACVPACPVEAIFALDEVPEKWKNFIQINAEHFQK